A single Drosophila gunungcola strain Sukarami unplaced genomic scaffold, Dgunungcola_SK_2 000091F, whole genome shotgun sequence DNA region contains:
- the LOC128265067 gene encoding ras-related protein Rab-27A isoform X1: MGCLCCPERNPNRLRKSRMTGANIDYDYLLKFLVLGDSGVGKTCLLYQYTDGRFHTQFISTVGIDFREKRLLYNSRGRRHRIHLQIWDTAGQERFRSLTTAFYRDAMGFLLIFDLTSEKSFLETANWLSQLRTHAYSEDPDVVLCGNKCDLLQLRVVSRDQVAALCRRYRLPYIETSACTGANVQDAVELLVGRVMERIENAACNREFSLLLTQSRCLPNIAYGQPEPLRLHDQREEQMPSPRRNCRNC, from the exons ATGGGATGCCTCTGCTGTCCTGAACGTAATCCGAACCGGCTCAGAAAGTCCAGAATGACGGGCGCTAACATCGACTACGACTACCTGCTCAAGTTCCTCGTCCTGGGCGACTCCGGCGTGGGCAAGACCTGCCTCCTGTACCAGTACACGGATGGCCGTTTCCACACGCAGTTCATCTCCACCGTGGGCATCGACTTTCGCGAGAAGCGACTG TTGTACAACTCCCGCGGACGTCGACACCGCATCCACCTGCAGATCTGGGACACCGCCGGGCAGGAGCGGTTCCGCTCGCTGACCACGGCCTTCTACCGCGACGCCATGGGGTTCCTGCTCATCTTCGACCTGACCAGCGAGAAGAGCTTCCTGGAGACAGCCAACTGGCTGTCGCAGCTGCGGACGCACGCCTACTCGGAGGACCCGGACGTGGTGCTGTGCGGCAACAAGTGCGACCTGCTGCAGCTGCGCGTGGTGAGTCGGGACCAAGTGGCGGCGCTCTGCCGGCGCTACCGACTGCCCTATATTGAGACGAGCGCCTGCACGGGGGCCAACGTGCAGGATGCCGTCGAGCTGCTGGTGGGTCGCGTCATGGAGCGGATCGAGAACGCCGCCTGCAACCGGGAATTCTCGCTGCTGCTCACCCAGTCGCGCTGCCTGCCGAACATCGCCTACGGGCAGCCGGAGCCACTGCGTCTGCACGACCAGCGGGAGGAGCAGATGCCCTCTCCGCGGCGGAACTGCCGCAACTGCTAG
- the LOC128265053 gene encoding chromodomain Y-like protein 2 — protein MFTPSAWPWITSFNLAAMATDDSCKHFAELDVSRRSGLLHIHFQRRWLRRTIYELMRALDLASTDAQLQVVVLSGHFSVGCGGDTEPLALKQGQQNRRRQMGGQRREQQEEHSSEAEEQYIHERAANFVMRSLAKKILAHRKLLVAFVETECLGLGLSVCSLCDLVYATESAAFVPALGHLDACTKVGPGWMVPHIDWLLHLGDRADARTALHCGLLAGMVAEPQQFWHRMDQYAVQVPTAALLATKRLLIRPWRDALLKELREEGTPMAAQRRRLLYARSRL, from the coding sequence ATGTTTACGCCGAGTGCGTGGCCGTGGATCACCAGTTTCAATCTAGCTGCGATGGCCACGGACGACAGTTGCAAGCACTTCGCCGAGCTGGACGTGAGCCGCCGCTCCGGGCTGCTCCACATCCACTTCCAGCGGCGCTGGCTGCGTCGCACCATCTACGAGCTGATGCGCGCCCTCGACCTGGCCTCCACAGATGCCCAGCTCCAGGTGGTCGTGCTCTCGGGTCACTTTTCTGTTGGCTGCGGCGGCGACACGGAACCGCTGGCTCTGAAGCAGGGTCAGCAGAACAGGAGGCGACAGATGGGGGGCCAGAGACgggagcagcaggaggagcacaGCAGCGAGGCCGAGGAGCAGTACATACACGAAAGGGCCGCCAATTTTGTGATGCGCTCGCTGGCCAAGAAGATACTGGCCCACCGCAAGCTGCTGGTGGCCTTCGTGGAGACCGAGTGCCTGGGCCTGGGACTCAGCGTGTGCAGTCTGTGCGACCTGGTCTACGCCACGGAGTCCGCTGCCTTTGTGCCCGCCCTCGGCCACCTGGATGCCTGCACCAAGGTGGGGCCCGGCTGGATGGTGCCCCACATCGACTGGCTGCTGCACTTGGGCGATCGGGCCGATGCCCGCACTGCCCTCCACTGCGGCCTGCTGGCCGGGATGGTGGCCGAGCCGCAACAGTTCTGGCACCGCATGGATCAGTATGCCGTCCAGGTGCCGACCGCCGCCCTGCTGGCCACCAAGCGCCTCCTGATCCGCCCCTGGCGGGACGCGCTGCTGAAGGAGCTGCGCGAGGAGGGCACTCCAATGGCTGCCCAGCGACGACGCCTGCTCTACGCCAGATCCAGGCTGTAA
- the LOC128265061 gene encoding uncharacterized protein LOC128265061, with translation MRELNKQQSQDTTDSGVEKGDYPRATNGVVFGAIVTFASFFVLMMSFCSPYWIESYEETRASFKNMGLWQYCFKDFVYPKYQFPKQFNGCHNIFSHDYYVIREYLLPGWLMAVQGFVTMSFIIVFLVLVLLSLTIIRLPLKPVLQYEWLLVRLSYLGTAVSSLFMFLAVCIFGSCAYRRDWMMYPKFNVLGWSYALAVVTFMLLGLAALILQREARQAYEARGEQKNLVMQMEMQEPGYQPPRHHHSQSRSLQGYI, from the exons ATGCGCGAACTCAACAAGCAGCAGTCGCAGGACACCACGGACTCTGGAGTCGAGAAGGGAGACTACCCGCGGGCCACAA ACGGCGTGGTCTTCGGGGCCATCGTCACCTTCGCCAGCTTCTTTGTGCTGATGATGTCCTTCTGCTCGCCGTACTGGATCGAGTCGTACGAGGAGACGCGGGCCAGCTTCAAGAACATGGGCCTCTGGCAGTACTGCTTCAAGGACTTCGTGTACCCCAAGTACCAGTTCCCCAAGCAGTTCAACGGCTGCCACAACATCTTCTCGCAC GACTACTACGTTATCCGTGAGTACCTGCTGCCCGGCTGGCTGATGGCTGTGCAGGGCTTCGTCACCATGTCCTTCATCATCGTGTTCCTCGTGCTCGTCCTACTCTCGCTGACCATTATCCGCCTGCCGCTGAAGCCCGTGCTGCAGTACGAGTGGCTGCTCGTGCGCCTCTCCTACCTGGGTACCGCTGTCTCCT CTCTGTTCATGTTTCTGGCCGTGTGCATCTTCGGCAGCTGCGCCTACCGCCGCGACTGGATGATGTACCCCAAGTTCAACGTGCTGGGCTGGTCCTATGCCCTAGCCGTGGTCACCTTCATGCTCCTCGGCCTGGCCGCCCTCATCCTGCAGCGCGAGGCCCGCCAGGCCTACGAGGCCCGTGGCGAGCAGAAGAACCTGGTCATGCAGATGGAGATGCAGGAGCCGGGCTACCAGCCGCCGCGCCACCACCACAGTCAGTCGCGCAGCCTGCAGGGCTACATATAA
- the LOC128265058 gene encoding uncharacterized protein LOC128265058 isoform X2 yields the protein MANLNGTFDWDAINVGDYKLDHSQNFFAESKNNKENNNVNAPRLSICPTPQKIGREALEHKVELKSKPQEPKPKIPADQCFSNVPHLVDICPTPQKIDREQGDGVKVNVKLKQQTVEESIVKTERVPIVETKTVPIVETESEPQEPNTSTKIPADPGQKQQSDIKQIIPLGWGEDKAHEGVGSVVNVRLEWTPMRHRDDEAAGAGAGTTSTPKAYKYKDVYESKRQQALRRRSEEESKARQFHSRPMPNFKAIHKRIDDMVVTHSITVPTTPETIKHWQATVERRRRAQDQDPERPHPAGVTRSKPLHLRSEQRLRDRQEFDAAVQVNPDHKKNVRQDEQRKRGGK from the exons ATGGCCAATCTGAACGGAACTTTTGACTGGGACGCCATCAACGTGGGCGACTACAAGTTGGATCACTCGCAAAACTTTTTCG CAGAGTCCAAGAACAACAAGGAGAACAACAATGTCAATGCCCCCCGTCTGTCCATCTGCCCCACTCCGCAGAAGATCGGTCGGGAGGCCCTAGAGCACAAAGTGGAACTTAAATCGAAGCCCCAGGAACCAAAACCAAAGATTCCAGCAGATCAGTGCTTCAGCAATGTCCCCCATCTGGTGGACATCTGCCCAACTCCGCAAAAGATCGATCGGGAGCAAGGCGATGGTGTCAAGGTGAACGTGAAACTCAAGCAGCAGACCGTAGAGGAGTCCATAGTAAAAACTGAAAGGGTGCCCATAGTCGAAACTAAAACAGTTCCCATAGTGGAGACTGAATCGGAGCCCCAGGAGCCGAATACAAGCACAAAGATCCCAGCAGATCCCGGCCAAAAGCAACAGAGCGACATCAAACAGATCATTCCCCTCGGCTGGGGCGAGGACAAGGCCCATGAGGGAGTTGGCTCCGTCGTCAATGTGCGCTTGGAATGGACACCCATGCGCCACCGCGACGACGAGGCCgccggagcaggagcaggcACCACTTCCACCCCCAAGGCCTACAAGTACAAGGACGTGTACGAGAGCAAGCGGCAGCAGGCGCTGCGCAGACGCTCCGAGGAGGAGAGCAAGGCCCGCCAGTTCCACAGCCGACCCATGCCCAACTTCAAGGCGATTCACAAGCGCATCGACGACATGGTGGTCACCCACTCGATCACTGTGCCCACGACGCCCGAGACGATCAAACACTGGCAGGCCACCGTGGAGCGTCGCCGCCGGGCCCAGGACCAGGATCCGGAGCGACCGCACCCGGCTGGCGTCACCCGCTCCAAGCCCTTACATTTGCGCAGCGAGCAGCGCCTGCGCGACCGCCAGGAATTCGACGCTGCCGTGCAGGTCAACCCGGATCACAAGAAGAATGTTAGG
- the LOC128265067 gene encoding ras-related protein Rab-27A isoform X2, with translation MRAAPLQLAGSGEQLYNSRGRRHRIHLQIWDTAGQERFRSLTTAFYRDAMGFLLIFDLTSEKSFLETANWLSQLRTHAYSEDPDVVLCGNKCDLLQLRVVSRDQVAALCRRYRLPYIETSACTGANVQDAVELLVGRVMERIENAACNREFSLLLTQSRCLPNIAYGQPEPLRLHDQREEQMPSPRRNCRNC, from the exons ATGCGTGCCGCGCCTCTGCAATTAGCCGGATCCGGTGAACAG TTGTACAACTCCCGCGGACGTCGACACCGCATCCACCTGCAGATCTGGGACACCGCCGGGCAGGAGCGGTTCCGCTCGCTGACCACGGCCTTCTACCGCGACGCCATGGGGTTCCTGCTCATCTTCGACCTGACCAGCGAGAAGAGCTTCCTGGAGACAGCCAACTGGCTGTCGCAGCTGCGGACGCACGCCTACTCGGAGGACCCGGACGTGGTGCTGTGCGGCAACAAGTGCGACCTGCTGCAGCTGCGCGTGGTGAGTCGGGACCAAGTGGCGGCGCTCTGCCGGCGCTACCGACTGCCCTATATTGAGACGAGCGCCTGCACGGGGGCCAACGTGCAGGATGCCGTCGAGCTGCTGGTGGGTCGCGTCATGGAGCGGATCGAGAACGCCGCCTGCAACCGGGAATTCTCGCTGCTGCTCACCCAGTCGCGCTGCCTGCCGAACATCGCCTACGGGCAGCCGGAGCCACTGCGTCTGCACGACCAGCGGGAGGAGCAGATGCCCTCTCCGCGGCGGAACTGCCGCAACTGCTAG
- the LOC128265060 gene encoding trypsin eta → MTRRSWLLGCTYAICWMLTCGTAQTGPQEDPLQQQPRIINGSVARSDETRHLVSIRLRRHDNNFGSGHICGGALIAPRKVLTAAHCLYNNQRKRYRRPDEFVVVLGTLNRFERRNGTLVSQVSSMAYMHTFSPDSMRDDVGILFLRTGLPSSSEGVTLTPAVAPIQLAAQATPPGRLCQVAGWGRTEQSSLSNILLTANVSTIRHQTCRMIYKAGLLPGMMCAGRLQGGTDSCQGDSGGPLVHEGRLVGVVSWGYGCAEPGLPGVYVDVQYYRQWIEERSAAPSCSISARLLILMMCLCWCSGFWVLL, encoded by the exons ATGACTCGGCGGAGCTGGCTGCTGGGCTGCACCTACGCCATTTGCTGGATGCTCACCTGTGGCACGGCGCAGACTGGGCCTCAAGAAGAcccgctgcagcagcagccgcgCATCATCAATGGCAGTGTGGCCCGTTCGGACGAGACACGCCACCTGGTCTCCATTCGCCTCCGGCGGCACGACAACAACTTTGGCAGTGGCCACATCTGCGGCGGAGCTCTGATTGCGCCCCGGAAGGTCCTGACCGCCGCCCATTGTCTGTACAA CAACCAGAGGAAGCGCTATCGACGACCCGACGAGTTTGTCGTCGTCCTGGGCACCCTGAACCGCTTCGAGCGACGCAATGGGACCCTCGTGTCCCAGGTGAGCTCCATGGCCTACATGCACACCTTCAGCCCGGACAGCATGCGCGACGACGTGGGCATCCTCTTCCTGCGCACCGGGCTGCCCTCCTCCTCCGAGGGCGTCACCCTCACCCCCGCCGTGGCCCCCATCCAGCTGGCGGCTCAGGCCACGCCCCCTGGGAGGCTGTGCCAGGTGGCTGGCTGGGGACGCACGGAGCAG AGTTCCCTGTCCAACATCCTGCTGACCGCCAACGTGAGCACCATCCGGCACCAGACCTGCCGGATGATCTACAAGGCCGGCCTGCTGCCGGGGATGATGTGCGCCGGACGGTTGCAGGGCGGCACCGACTCCTGCCAGGGCGATTCGGGCGGTCCGCTGGTGCACGAGGGGCGGCTGGTGGGCGTGGTCTCGTGGGGCTACGGGTGCGCAGAACCGGGTTTGCCGGGGGTCTATGTGGACGTCCAGTACTATCGCCAGTGGATCGAGGAGCGCAGTGCAGCCCCGAGCTGCAGCATTTCTGCCAGGCTGCTCATACTGATGATGTGTTTGTGCTGGTGCTCTGGATTCTGGGTACTCTTGTAA
- the LOC128265064 gene encoding GDP-fucose protein O-fucosyltransferase 2, with product MRGSWPRLRPPALELLHLLLILLLHLLSATESAFRNGTASRGSENARRNNATCARRLLPEILPPPQSCPPEVLGMRGTVYILYDVNISEGFNLRRDVYIRMAVFVRRLQRRRRFRQVRLVLPPWPRLVHWHSQGLQQAGLPWSHFFDLASLGRYAPVLDYAEFLAEQRLFGNPGAPLVHVAHAFRLQHYEHMLEQGIFRDKFERVTDKPCSEASLSGGALLQQPELRVGRFHCVRFQGSAGLLEQLLRAAIAEDTAGPEDADDMRTYALLSAETVLHDHWGDEHFWRARRSMRFSPGLAQVAADFRHQVLGTTDATARVQRPAMWELERTKRDARGGDYLCAHLRRGDFVRSRDKTTPTLKAAAQQVKQLLRAFNMSTVFLASDATPYELMELKELFHRFRLVHFTPESNAQRRQLKDGGVAVVDQLVCAYARYFVGTYESTFTYRIYEEREILGFSQASTFNTFCKALGGSCSRNAVWPIVWDDDGDGDIDDDDGDTESGEDTNSIPY from the coding sequence ATGCGAGGGAGCTGGCCAAGGCTTCGGCCCCCGGCGCTGGAGCTGCTCCATCTGCTGCTGATCCTGCTGCTCCACCTGTTGTCCGCCACCGAGTCGGCCTTCCGGAACGGCACCGCCAGCCGCGGAAGTGAAAATGCCCGGAGAAACAACGCCACCTGTGCCCGGAGACTACTGCCGGAGATCCTGCCGCCGCCGCAGAGCTGTCCGCCCGAAGTGCTCGGGATGAGGGGCACCGTGTACATCCTGTACGACGTGAACATCTCCGAGGGTTTCAACCTGCGCCGCGACGTCTACATCCGCATGGCGGTTTTCGTGCGCCGGCTGCAGCGCCGACGGAGATTCCGCCAGGTGCGCCTGGTCCTCCCGCCCTGGCCCCGCCTCGTCCACTGGCACTCGCAGGGCCTGCAGCAGGCCGGCCTGCCCTGGAGCCACTTCTTCGACCTGGCCAGCCTGGGCCGCTACGCGCCCGTGCTCGACTACGCCGAGTTCCTGGCCGAGCAGCGGCTCTTCGGCAATCCGGGCGCCCCCCTGGTGCACGTGGCGCACGCCTTCCGCCTGCAGCACTACGAGCACATGCTGGAGCAGGGCATCTTCCGAGACAAGTTCGAGCGCGTCACCGACAAGCCGTGCAGCGAGGCATCCCTGTCGGGCGGGGCACTGCTCCAGCAGCCGGAGCTGCGCGTGGGCCGCTTCCACTGCGTGCGATTCCAGGGCAGCGCCGGGCTgctggagcagctgctgcGCGCGGCCATTGCCGAGGACACGGCCGGTCCGGAGGATGCCGACGACATGCGCACCTACGCCCTGCTCAGCGCCGAGACCGTGCTGCACGACCACTGGGGCGACGAGCACTTCTGGCGCGCCCGCCGCTCTATGCGATTCAGCCCCGGCCTTGCCCAGGTGGCCGCCGACTTCCGGCACCAGGTGCTGGGCACCACGGACGCCACGGCCCGGGTGCAGCGGCCAGCGATGTGGGAGCTGGAGCGGACGAAGCGGGACGCCAGGGGCGGAGACTACCTGTGCGCCCACCTGCGCAGGGGCGACTTTGTGCGGTCGCGGGACAAGACCACGCCCACCTTGAAGGCGGCCGCCCAGCAGGTGAAGCAGCTGCTGCGCGCCTTCAACATGAGCACCGTGTTCCTGGCCAGCGACGCCACGCCCTACGAGCTGATGGAGCTGAAAGAGCTTTTCCACCGCTTTCGCCTTGTGCACTTCACACCGGAGTCCAACGCCCAGCGGCGGCAGCTGAAGGAcgggggcgtggccgtggTGGACCAGCTGGTGTGCGCCTACGCCCGCTACTTCGTGGGCACGTACGAGAGCACCTTCACGTACCGTATCTACGAGGAGCGCGAGATCCTGGGCTTCAGCCAGGCCAGCACCTTCAACACGTTCTGCAAGGCGCTAGGTGGAAGCTGCTCCCGCAACGCCGTTTGGCCCATCGTCTGGGATgatgatggcgatggcgacaTCGATGACGATGATGGCGACACCGAAAGCGGGGAGGACACCAATAGCATTCCCTACTGA
- the LOC128265058 gene encoding uncharacterized protein LOC128265058 isoform X1: MANLNGTFDWDAINVGDYKLDHSQNFFAESKNNKENNNVNAPRLSICPTPQKIGREALEHKVELKSKPQEPKPKIPADQCFSNVPHLVDICPTPQKIDREQGDGVKVNVKLKQQTVEESIVKTERVPIVETKTVPIVETESEPQEPNTSTKIPADPGQKQQSDIKQIIPLGWGEDKAHEGVGSVVNVRLEWTPMRHRDDEAAGAGAGTTSTPKAYKYKDVYESKRQQALRRRSEEESKARQFHSRPMPNFKAIHKRIDDMVVTHSITVPTTPETIKHWQATVERRRRAQDQDPERPHPAGVTRSKPLHLRSEQRLRDRQEFDAAVQVNPDHKKNVRQQDEQRKRGGK, encoded by the exons ATGGCCAATCTGAACGGAACTTTTGACTGGGACGCCATCAACGTGGGCGACTACAAGTTGGATCACTCGCAAAACTTTTTCG CAGAGTCCAAGAACAACAAGGAGAACAACAATGTCAATGCCCCCCGTCTGTCCATCTGCCCCACTCCGCAGAAGATCGGTCGGGAGGCCCTAGAGCACAAAGTGGAACTTAAATCGAAGCCCCAGGAACCAAAACCAAAGATTCCAGCAGATCAGTGCTTCAGCAATGTCCCCCATCTGGTGGACATCTGCCCAACTCCGCAAAAGATCGATCGGGAGCAAGGCGATGGTGTCAAGGTGAACGTGAAACTCAAGCAGCAGACCGTAGAGGAGTCCATAGTAAAAACTGAAAGGGTGCCCATAGTCGAAACTAAAACAGTTCCCATAGTGGAGACTGAATCGGAGCCCCAGGAGCCGAATACAAGCACAAAGATCCCAGCAGATCCCGGCCAAAAGCAACAGAGCGACATCAAACAGATCATTCCCCTCGGCTGGGGCGAGGACAAGGCCCATGAGGGAGTTGGCTCCGTCGTCAATGTGCGCTTGGAATGGACACCCATGCGCCACCGCGACGACGAGGCCgccggagcaggagcaggcACCACTTCCACCCCCAAGGCCTACAAGTACAAGGACGTGTACGAGAGCAAGCGGCAGCAGGCGCTGCGCAGACGCTCCGAGGAGGAGAGCAAGGCCCGCCAGTTCCACAGCCGACCCATGCCCAACTTCAAGGCGATTCACAAGCGCATCGACGACATGGTGGTCACCCACTCGATCACTGTGCCCACGACGCCCGAGACGATCAAACACTGGCAGGCCACCGTGGAGCGTCGCCGCCGGGCCCAGGACCAGGATCCGGAGCGACCGCACCCGGCTGGCGTCACCCGCTCCAAGCCCTTACATTTGCGCAGCGAGCAGCGCCTGCGCGACCGCCAGGAATTCGACGCTGCCGTGCAGGTCAACCCGGATCACAAGAAGAATGTTAGG
- the LOC128265052 gene encoding large subunit GTPase 1 homolog: MGKKNKGGAPNLGRQLIKDRFGHTPRRKVDNDTMLHTTELQDGYDWGRLNLSSVTEESSFQAFLRTAELAGTEFQAEKLNITFVNPKQRVGLLSKTQEQRMHQKHDEHRDQLKIPRRPKWSKDTSAEELERAENEAFLNWRRDLALLQEDEEILMTPYEKNLEFWRQLWRVVERSDVVVQIVDARNPLLFRSVDLERYVKEVEPSKMNMILVNKSDLLTAEQRRHWAEYFDSEGIRTAFYSATLVEEELKQEAEAARQESFPEVRQLREAAEEIHQSLDKVEGTLSAIEQKLMVNKEELPLPLQPGDKNSSRLLSRLELIEFLRHIYSGPRHTEQHVTIGMVGYPNVGKSSTINSLMTVKKVSVSATPGKTKRFQTLFLDKDILLCDCPGLVMPSFVLTKADMLLNGILPIDQMRDHVPAVNLLCERIPRHILEDKYGIVIAKPLEGEDMERPPHSEELLLAYGYNRGFMTSNGQPDQARSARYVLKDYVNGRLLYAMGPPSLPQSEYHTFPERQRKVIEESQLPSQQQRAMRIDKSTSKELDKQFFDDKPTHAHVKGRTNFPNVRLANDGSLVTGADPAAKPWRHVKKERREKLRKKFSHLDEH, from the exons ATGGGCAAGAAGAACAAGGGCGGAGCGCCCAACCTGGGTCGCCAGCTGATCAAGGATCGCTTTGGCCACACACCCCGCCGCAAGGTGGACAACGACACAATG CTGCACACCACCGAGCTGCAGGACGGCTACGACTGGGGCCGCCTCAACCTGTCCTCCGTGACCGAGGAGTCCTCGTTCCAGGCCTTCCTGCGCACCGCCGAGCTGGCCGGCACGGAGTTCCAGGCAGAGAAGCTGAACATCACGTTCGTGAACCCCAAGCAGCGGGTGGGCCTGCTCAGCAAGACGCAGGAGCAGCGCATGCACCAGAAGCACGACGAGCACCGCGACCAGCTGAAGATCCCGCGGCGCCCCAAGTGGAGCAAGGATACCAGCGCCGAGGAGCTGGAGCGGGCCGAGAACGAAGCTTTCCTCAACTGGCGCCGCGACCTGGCGCTGCTGCAGGAGGACGAAGAGATCCTGATGACGCCCTACGAGAAGAACCTCGAGTTCTGGCGCCAGCTGTGGCGCGTAGTGGAGCGCTCCGACGTGGTCGTCCAGATCGTGGACGCCCGCAATCCGCTGctcttccgcagcgtcgacCTGGAGCGCTATGTGAAGGAGGTGGAGCCCAGCAAGATGAATATGATCCTGGTGAACAAGTCGGACCTGCTCACCGCGGAGCAGCGTCGCCACTGGGCCGAGTACTTCGACAGCGAGGGCATTCGCACGGCCTTCTACTCGGCCACTTtggtggaggaggagctgaagcaggaggcggaggcggcgCGCCAGGAGTCCTTTCCCGAGGTGCGCCAGCTGCGCGAGGCCGCCGAGGAGATTCACCAGTCGCTAGACAAGGTGGAGGGCACGCTGAGCGCCATCGAGCAGAAGCTAATGGTGAACAAGGAGGAGCTTCCTCTTCCACTGCAGCCGGGTGATAAGAACAGCTCCCGGTTGCTGTCCCGCCTGGAGCTCATCGAGTTCCTGCGCCACATCTACAGCGGACCGCGGCACACGGAGCAGCACGTGACCATCGGCATGGTTGGCTATCCCAACGTGGGCAAGAGCAGCACCATCAACTCGCTGATGACGGTCAAGAAGGTGTCCGTCTCGGCCACGCCCGGCAAAACCAAGCGCTTCCAGACGCTCTTTCTGGACAAGGACATCCTGCTCTGCGACTGTCCCGGCCTGGTGATGCCCAGCTTCGTGCTGACCAAGGCGGACATGTTGCTCAACGGCATCCTGCCCATCGACCAGATGCGCGACCACGTGCCAGCCGTGAACCTGCTGTGCGAGCGCATTCCGCGTCACATCCTCGAGGACAAGTATGGCATCGTGATAGCCAAGCCGCTGGAAGGCGAGGACATGGAGCGGCCACCGCATTcggaggagctgctgctggcctATGGCT ACAATCGCGGTTTCATGACCTCCAACGGACAGCCGGACCAGGCGCGCTCCGCCAGGTACGTGCTCAAGGACTACGTCAACGGCAGACTGCTGTACGCCATGGGACCGCCCTCGCTGCCCCAGTCCGAGTACCACACTTTTCCGGAGCGCCAGCGCAAGGTCATCGAGGAATCGCAGCTGCCCAGCCAGCAACAGCGAGCCATGCGG ATTGACAAGAGCACGTCCAAGGAGCTGGACAAGCAGTTCTTCGACGACAAGCCCACCCATGCCCACGTCAAGGGACGCACCAACTTCCCGAACGTGCGCCTGGCCAACGATGGCTCCCTGGTGACCGGCGCCGATCCGGCGGCCAAGCCCTGGCGTCACGTCAAGAAGGAGCGGCGCGAGAAGCTGCGCAAGAAGTTCTCACACCTGGACGAGCACTGA